Below is a genomic region from Nitrospirota bacterium.
AGGACGGCTGGAATGTAGGCGTGACCATTACGCTGCCTATATTCAGCGGTTATCTGACCGATTATCAGGTGCAGGAGGCAAGGGCCAAGCTGAATGTGGTTAAGGCTCAGGAGGAATCATTCAGGCAGGGTGTTCTTCTTGAAGTTCAGCAGGCATATCTTAATCTGCGGGAGGCTGAAGAGAGGATTTCCACTGCACAGCTTATTGTAAGGCAGGCGCAGGAAAACCTTGAGCTTGCAAACGGCAGATACGCGGCAGGACTGGGGAATCCCGTGGAAGTTACGGACTCTCAGATTGCATACAGCAATGCAAAAACGTCGCATATTCAGGCTCTCTCAGACTACAATGTTGCAATTGCAAGCCTTGAAAAAGCAATGGGGGTTAGATAATGAAGAAGATTATTATCGGCATCGCAATTGTTATTGTGCTCGGCATTGTTGCCTTTTTTGCATTCAGGAAAAAAGAAAACGGTTTAAACTTCAGAACCGAAAAAATCAGCAAGGGTGATATAGTCGAGATGGTTACTGCTTCAGGGAATGTAAATGCGGTGACCACCGTGCTTGTCGGCACTCAGGTCTCAGGGACCATAAAGACTATTTATGCTGATTTCAATTCGCCTGTTAAGAAGGGACAGCTTATAGCGCAGATTGACCCTGCGACATTTGAGGCTCAGGTTGAGCAGGCGAGGGCCAATCTGCTTTCCGCCAAGGCAAATCTGGAGAAGGCTGATGCGTCTTTTATTGATGCAAAGAGGACCATGGAGAGGAATAAAGCGCTTTTCTCAAAGGATCTTATTGCCAGAAGCGAGGTTGACACAGCAGAGACAAATTATGAGACGTCAAAGGCTCAGATAAATGCGTCAAAGGCTCAGATTGCCCAGTCAGAGGCGTCATTGAAGGTTGCAGAAACCAATCTAAGATATACAAGAATTATTTCGCCTGTTAACGGCATAGTTGTTTCAAGGAATGTGGATGTCGGGCAGACTGTTGCCGCAAGTTTTCAGACGCCGACTCTTTTCACTATTGCGCAGGACCTCACAAAGATGCAGATAGATACGAATGTGGCCGAGGCTGACATGGGCAAGGTAAAGCAAGGGCAGGACGTTGAGTTCAATGTTGACGCTTATCCCGGTGTTATTTTTAAAGGCAGGGTATCGCAGGTCAGGAACGCTCCCATAAATGTTCAGAATGTTATTACGTATGATGCGGTAATTCTGGTCGGCAATCAGGAACTTAAACTCAAGCCCGGCATGACGGC
It encodes:
- a CDS encoding efflux RND transporter periplasmic adaptor subunit translates to MKKIIIGIAIVIVLGIVAFFAFRKKENGLNFRTEKISKGDIVEMVTASGNVNAVTTVLVGTQVSGTIKTIYADFNSPVKKGQLIAQIDPATFEAQVEQARANLLSAKANLEKADASFIDAKRTMERNKALFSKDLIARSEVDTAETNYETSKAQINASKAQIAQSEASLKVAETNLRYTRIISPVNGIVVSRNVDVGQTVAASFQTPTLFTIAQDLTKMQIDTNVAEADMGKVKQGQDVEFNVDAYPGVIFKGRVSQVRNAPINVQNVITYDAVILVGNQELKLKPGMTANVSIIISAKKEVLRIPNAVLRFTMPDKDKDKSKKAQQKGTGQKGADVWILENGKPKRISVSTGVSDGSYTELISGEIKEGQEVIVESLIKTKQKSATTPRMF